Proteins from one Drosophila gunungcola strain Sukarami chromosome 3R, Dgunungcola_SK_2, whole genome shotgun sequence genomic window:
- the LOC128252746 gene encoding homeotic protein ultrabithorax isoform X5, whose product MNSYFEQASGFYGHPHQATGMAMGSGGHHDQTASAAAAAYRGFPLSLGMSPYANHHLQRTTQDSPYDASITAACNKIYGDGAGTYKQDCLNIKADAVNGYKDIWNTGGSNGGGGGGGGGGGAGATGNGANGANAANANGQNNPAGGMPVRPSACTPDSRVGGYLDTSGGSPVSHRGGSAGGNVSVSGGNGNGGGVQGGVGVAAAGTAWNANCTISGAAAAQTAAASSLHQASNHTFYPWMAIAAQVSCNLCNKRAATRSVNYGMRLKEQQTSKGAAKAATGVGEKKGRNPFSQDTHCAQKSRLLRLTTPLCNYVQHLAARLFSRPRA is encoded by the exons ATGAACTCGTACTTTGAGCAGGCCTCCGGCTTCTACGGCCATCCGCACCAGGCCACCGGAATGGCGATGGGCAGCGGCGGCCACCATGACCAGACGGCCAGTGCGGCGGCGGCCGCCTACCGCGGATTCCCATTGTCACTGGGCATGAGTCCCTACGCCAACCACCATCTGCAGCGCACCACCCAGGACTCGCCCTACGACGCCAGCATCACGGCCGCCTGCAACAAGATATACGGCGACGGGGCCGGCACCTACAAGCAGGACTGCCTGAACATCAAGGCGGACGCAGTGAATGGCTACAAGGACATCTGGAACACGGGCGGCTCCAATGGCGGCGGGGGCGGCGGaggtggcggcggcggggCAGGAGCAACCGGCAACGGAGCCAACGGTGCCAATGCGGCCAATGCAAACGGACAGAACAATCCGGCGGGTGGTATGCCCGTCCGACCCTCCGCCTGCACCCCCGACTCCAGAGTGGGCGGCTACTTGGACACCTCGGGCGGCAGTCCCGTCAGCCATCGCGGCGGCAGTGCCGGCGGCAATGTAAGCGTCAGCggcggcaacggcaacggcggTGGCGTGCAGGgcggcgtgggcgtggccgcaGCGGGCACCGCCTGGAACGCCAACTGCACCATCTCGGGCGCCGCTGCCGCTCAGACGGCGGCCGCCAGCAGTTTACACCAGGCCAGCAATCACACATTCTACCCCTGGATGGCTATCGCAG CCCAAGTGAGCTGCAATTTGTGCAACAAGAGAGCGGCAACGCGCAGCGTGAATTATGGCATGCGGCTGAAAGAGCAGCAAACTAGCAAAGGAGCTGCAAAGGCAGCCACAGGAGTCGGCGAAAAAAAGGGAAGGAATCCTTTCAGCCAGGACACACACTGCGCGCAGAAGTCGCGCTTATTACGGTTAACTACGCCATTATGTAATTACGTTCAGCACCTCGCCGCCCGACTTTTTTCCCGACCACGGGCTTAA